Proteins encoded by one window of Arachis ipaensis cultivar K30076 chromosome B04, Araip1.1, whole genome shotgun sequence:
- the LOC110271497 gene encoding uncharacterized protein LOC110271497 translates to MTLDDFLGEQGIHLERKEEHIEVSITADARSRPFPNDGGNFHIPHEEDYLGEHENDNFDVDGDQVMEDAHVEDTPKVKKTSGKTRCLKIYARTWEEREEVTFDCGAAVGPTPQKSKFILPKFSKLWMMTGVQGAWKRYKTRIKKKHFEPYSGNIEDMLVNRPLEIPEVQFRKLIAYWSHVCVNSENRQKQQWRHKMGPINFARVRVDLKKENKEEPNQAEMFVATRNGLKGKRLYVETQAIIDKLDDLEEAGETPTNVFQKVFGKENPGRVRCFGRTLTKT, encoded by the exons ATGActcttgatgattttttgggTGAGCAAGGAATTCATTTAGAAAGAAAAGAGGAGCATATTGAAGTTTCAATTACTGCGGATGCTAGATCTAGGCCATTCCCGAATGATGGAGGAAATTTTCATATCCCCCATGAGGAAGATTATCTTGGTGAACATGAAAATGATAATTTTGATGTGGATGGAGACCAAGTTATGGAAGATGCTCATGTAGAAG atactCCAAAGGTTAAAAAGACTAGTGGAAAAACAAGATGCCTAAAGATTTATGCAAGAACTTgggaagaaagggaggaagtgaCTTTTGATTGTGGAGCAGCCGTGGGGCCAACTCCTCAGAAA TCAAAGTTCATTCTTCCAAAATTCTcaaagctatggatgatgactGGTGTTCAAGGAGCATGGAAGCGATACAAGACAAGAATCAAGAAGAAACACTTTGAACCATATTCTGGAAATATTGAAGATATGTTGGTGAATCGTCCTTTGGAAATTCCAGAAGTACAATTTCGGAAACTAATTGCATATTGGA GCCATGTGTGTGTAAATTCTGAAAATCGCCAGAAGCAACAATGGAGGCATAAAATGGGGCCAATCAATTTTGCAAGAGTACGTGTTGATTTG AAAAAAGAGAACAAGGAGGAACCAAATCAAGCTGAAATGTTTGTTGCAACTCGGAATGGACTGAAAGGGAAACGACTTTATGTAGAAACACAAGCTATTATT GATAAACTTGATGATCTCGAAGAAGCTGGAGAAACTCCTACTAATGTATTTCAAAAAGTGTTTGGTAAAGAGAATCCAGGAAGAGTTCGATGTTTTGGAAGAACTCTTACAAAAacttaa
- the LOC110271498 gene encoding uncharacterized protein LOC110271498 yields the protein MPCRYAVAALAKMGRKAEDFVHKWLTMEAIRATYSHCIKLVNSEEYWTPTNAPRPLPPTIKRAAHRPKMKRRADPVEREMSTTKAKKTFIVTCSKCGQTGHYYKTCPNAAQDPN from the coding sequence ATGCCTTGTAGATATGCCGTTGCAGCACTAGCTAAAATGGGTCGTAAGGCTGAGGATTTCGTGCATAAGTGGCTAACTATGGAAGCCATCAGAGCAACTTATTCACATTGCATTAAACTAGTCAACAGTGAAGAGTACTGGACACCTACTAATGCACCAAGGCCACTGCCTCCCACTATCAAGAGAGCTGCTCATAGACCTAAGATGAAGAGAAGAGCCGATCCAGTTGAGAGAGAGATGAGCACCACCAAGGCGAAGAAGACATTTATTGTTACTTGCTCTAAGTGTGGCCAAACAGGCCATTACTACAAGACATGTCCGAATGCAGCACAAGATCCCAACTAG